tttgcgaaGCGATTGGTTCAATTGATTCGAAGCTTCGCAAAGGTTCGTTTCTCCCATCACTACTTTGTAGGCTCAGAAACAAGTTAGTATTTTATCACTTCCAGTTTCATCATCATTTTTTAATGGGTGTTTAGCCTTCAAAATTCATCACAATGAGCAAAATGTGCAAGATTCATAAACCtttgttggtcacagagcttattttccacaataatccaaaagcgaATGGAAAAATtctattgacttttttttttcgagGGACCCAGGGTGATGCTAACTTTGgtgttggcctacaaaaatatgcCATCAATGCAGCATTCTTGTATAGACAAAACTAAATTGTTGGCTTTTATATTGCCTTCGTACTAAAgcaaattgttaaaatattattatttgaagttaACTTGATTCACAGATACCTAatgagaaatgtgtgtgtgttcaacagaaaaGCTGTCCCCGGAGCGCGTGAAGCTAGTCATGGAGCATATCTGGCGTATGCAGGAATTTTGTAACAGTATGAGTCGCATGAGTCCTGATGCATATGAATATGCTTACCTCAAAGCTGTGGTTCTCTTCAGCCCAGGTGAGCACAAGTGGAGTTTATCTGAAAAATATGAAGGAAATTGAGAGAATGGAGTAAGAATGGAGtggattgtgtgtgtttgtcatagATCACTCTGGAGTGGACGGCACCCTTCAGATCGAACGCTTTCAGGAGAAAGCCTACATGGAACTACAGGACTATGTGAGCAAAGTGTATCCAGAGGACACATATCGGTGAGTGACTATAGTAGCTTGCGTTTGTCCAACCAATCATCATAGATTCTCAATTCTAAAGTGCGTAATTATGGTCTAATTCATTTTGAATATttaggaacatttttaaaaaaattagttttatttgagATACACTAGTTGACTataaagccccgttcacaccaagaacgataactataaagataacgatattagTGTCCACACCAGCAAAcgatatcgtctgtttattctaagcgcacgcgcgtctgccgctttaaattctcgagctcgttatagcaggatagattctgattggctgtcaatgtttgtatcgttcatcagctggaaaaaaatcgttttgaaagtgattccaacgatatcgttTCTCAATGCCTTTACCGTTATAGCTgcggtgtggactctgctattttttaatattgacaacaatttttagaactatatctttatcgttatctttattgttattgtacttggtgtgaatgggccttaaCTGAAGCTATAAATTCTTTTTCAGTCTTTCAAAACTGTTAGTTCGTCTGCCTGCTCTGCGGCTCATGAGCGCGGCGGTGACCGAAGAGCTCTTTTTCGCCGGTCTAATCGGGAACGTTCAGATTGACAGCATCATTCCCTACATCCTCAAAATGGAGTCTACCGACTACAACAGCCAGCCAATCAGCACTGCTGAGTGACAGAAACCCCGCCCACAGCCACACCCATCAGCTTTGCTCGCTCAGACCCTTTGAGCCGAAACATATGATATAATCATGTGAATTTTGAACGAGGAAATCATTTTGTTCTGACTTTGCTTTTTCATTTGGTCAGTGGTTGTGTCTATGGGTTATGTAGTATGGATAAAGTGGTTTACCGCAACTGTTGCGGTCGGATCATTTGGCTTTTATTGTACTAGTGTACTTATGTTTAGAAAAAGTGTCTATAAAGATACAGGAAGTGCAAGGAATCTGTTCTTAAGAACTTGTTCCAAAGAGAACTTTCCCCCCTGCCCCAAGCACTGACTTTCTCTGTATGTATATGAATGATGTATATAGGaataataaatgtcaaatcaaGGGGGAAAATGTCTGTATTTTGGTATTTGTTGGAAACTTCCTTTTTTATGAACACATTAAATGTGATATACAGGGTTCCCACAGTCACGGAAAATCTTATTTTCAtccctggaaaagtcatgggaAATTATGTAGTGCATGGAAATGTTTCTGTTTAAGCTCTATTATATTTAATTGGCAAAATATCAATCTATGAGTGCAATCTTCAATGTGTGGGAGTATAGACAGTGATTGAACTCTGTAACGTTTAAATAACGAatatgtttgtgttgtgttgcatttttttttttttttttattaaaggttAAACCAGACTTTCAGAAACATGTTCTGGACAAGCTTGgacacttaaattgcactatAAATCATTATTACTATCATTGAAACACCTggaatatttcttaataaactGTTAATGTCTGCCAATACACATCACCCAGAGACATGATCTGCTCAAAccaaagtaaaaacatttaatcgTTAGAATTTGCGTCAATGTAATTGTGATATTgtggcaaaaagaaaataatatgatttccatctttaaaagctgtttatACGATAAATGCAGGCGATATTATGCGGACCTGAACATGTACTGCATAACAAGCATGAACCTGCTGCTACTGCTGTTCGTTTCATTGCTTCAGGTAAATTATAAAGATAAAGGTAATCATGTTTTAATTTCAGTCTGATTAATATGAAGAATTTGTatttggaccacaaaaccagtcataagggtcaattgagatttatacataaagCTGAATAATAAGCTCTCCAtagatgcatggtttgttaggataggacaatatttagctattagagatacaactattagaaaatctgtaatctgagggtgcaaaaacatcaaaatattgagaaaatcgcctttaaagttgtccaaataaagttcttagcaacgcatattactaataaaaaatgaagttttgatatatttacggtagtaaatttacagtatattttcatggaacatgatctttacataatatCCTAATCATTTTTGGCATATAAGagaaatctatcattttgacccatacaatgtattggctatagctacaaatatacccgtgctacttgtgactggttttgtgttccggggtcacatataaacatacatCTCAGAGAACTAAATGTCAGTCTGTGATTCAGTAAAACGAGAGACAAAGCGTGAAGGACACGGCgtgaatttaaaatgatttctctGCTGGCGGAACCCATCGCGTGTGATCGTGTGAAGGGGGAACGGTAGAGTCGCGCTGCAGTCCGTCCGTGTTTAGAGTCCGTCGGTTATGGCGGAGTACGGGAATATAGTGCGGCGGGCCGTGGGTCAGCTCACCGGTCACGGCGGCGTTAGAGGCTTCCTGCTGCAGCTTTTCAGGTGGGTCACTcatttaaatctgtttttataGCTTTAGAGGTAAACGGTGCTGTAAAATGGAGTGTGTAAAGCTGTAAGACACTGAAGCCAAAGCAATGACCTCTGATAGTGACTGTACAGTCACATATATCTGAATGCGACAATGTTCACCggagaaattatttaaatttttcatatttatattgcatCTGTAACAACAAGGCATATTAgcgtaaaatattttatttatacggTGAGATCTTTTTATGTGCatgtacatatattaaaaatacaatcattATCGTCCAAATTAGAACTAATAAAACGTTTTATGGTGTAATAATTTTTGtatcattgttgttgttgttattattattattattaggaatTGAACACTACTATTTTTGGACCTGCGCTAAATATTTTAGGGGATGTATTCTTGATATTtgtatatgatttatttttatgaacatGATTTACTTGGTACATTAAATATTAgacttaatatattaataattgatcaaaaatgtgtCTCTCAGGGTGAACGATGTCAAGACTGGAGCCTTGGTGGGTATTGACAAATATGGCAACAAATACTATGAGGACAACAGATACTTTTTTGGTATGAGTATACATACTTTAGCTGTCTGTACACAAATTTACTGTGTTTTATGCCTTATTAATGTGCATTTGGCAATTTGTGACTTTCAGGCCGTCATCGATGGGTGATTTACACCACGGAGATGAATGGCAAGAACACTCTGTGGGACGTTGATGGCAGCATGGTCCCTGCCGAATGGTAATATATCTAGATGTGTTTGGCATGGTGTTTTATGGATTTAGTTTTATATCTTTTGCacttaatattatgtaattattggAGTAACTCATTGGGTaattttacagtgcaattgAAAAACTAATTTAGCCCTGAAAAGAGGAGAAATGTAAAAAGACGTGCATATGGTTGATATCTCTCTTGGTAATCAATGgaaattataatgaaaacagattttaaaaataaaattgggtaacactttattttaaggtgtccataatacagagtaattacctaattaagtacttagtagtagccgttgtacttacatgaaactaagttatggaacaacctgtacttacagtttgtaattatttacatgtaataggcagctactgttacgtatgtaacagaccgagtctgttacacagctactatgtaaccaaaagattgttacatgtgttgcagactttatacaatgtaattataaatgtaagtacacagacataagctacttaaaataaagtgtatcaagattgtacttaagtgtacttcttgtgtatctatactgtacaccttatccagctgcaccttagtatgatttaacccaccagtacacagcttaaatacactcattgccaaaaatatcggcaccattggtaaatatgatcaaagaaggctgtgaaaattaatctgtattgttgatccttttgatcttttatttaaaaaaatcacaaaaatctaacctttcattggataataagaatttaaaatgaaatatatatacatttattagttCATAGAATTGCATAATATTTTATACAGAAATTCACACTGCTTTGGCTCAAAGTTATTAGCAGACAAACAAAGGCTTTATTTGCCAATGTGCAATCATATATCTTCTATTTACTGTGTTTTATGCCTTATTAATGTGCATTTGGCAATTTGTGACTTTCAGGCCGTCATCGATGGGTGATTTACACCACGGAGATGAATGGCAAGAACACTCTGTGGGACGTTGATGGCAGCATGGTCCCTGCCGAATGGTAATATATCTAGATGTGTTTGGCATGGTGTTTTATGGATTTAGTTTTATATCTTTTGCacttaatattatgtaattattggAGTAACTCATTGGGTaattttacagtgcaattgAAAAACTAATTTAGCCCTGAAAAGAGGAGAAATGTAAAAAGACGTGCATATGGTTGATATCTCTCTTGGTAATCAATGgaaattataatgaaaacagattttaaaaataaaattgggtaacactttattttaaggtgtccataatacagagtaattacctaattaagtacttagtagtagccgttgtacttacatgaaactaagttatggaacaacctgtacttacagtttgtaattatttacatgtaataggcagctactgttacacgtatgtaacagaccgagtctgttacacagctacttatgtaaccaaaagattgttacatgtgttgcagactttatacaatgtaattataaatgtaagtacacagacataagctacttaaaataaagtgtatcaagattgtacttaagtgtacttcttgtgtatctatactgtacaccttatccagctgcaccttagtatgatttaacccaccagtacacagcttaaatacactcattgccaaaaatatcggcaccattggtaaatatgatcaaagaaggctgtgaaaattaatctgtattgttgatccttttgatcttttatttaaaaaaaatcacaaaaatctaacctttcattggataataagaatttaaaatggggggaaatatatatacatttattagttCATAGAATTGCATAATATTTTATACAGAAATTCACACTGCTTTGGCTCAAAGTTATTAGCAGACAAACAAAGGCTTTATTTGCCAATGTGCAATCATATATCTTCTATTTTTCTCTCTTTGATGTTTTTCTCAGGCACCGTTGGCTGCACTGCATGACGGATGACCCTCCCACCACTCACCCTCCAGAGCCCAAGAAGTTCCTGGCCAAAGTACATCAGTTCAACAACAGTGGCACACTTAACTGCTACGTACCCTATTCAACCACTCGCAAGAAGATCCACGAGTGGGTGCCACCAAAAGCCGGGGAGAAATAATCCCCTCATCCTGTTTTGTGTTCCCTTTACCATCTGTTCTGCCGTTTGAGGCATTCTGTAAATTGTAGCTTTataatcatcaataaattaaaactaatgtCTTTACTTCAGAATTCATGTTCATAAAACACTTGGGAAAATGAGCATCACATATACGATGGAGTCAGAGCCttgcagcctcggtgagcaaTAAGAGCTCCTctgcatttattaaatacagtaaaacagtaatattatgaaatataattaaaatttaaaatgttagtatattttaaaatgtaatttgctcctgtgatggcaaagcttcaGTAGTCAcgtggtccttcagaaatcattctaatatgttgatttgctgatCACTGATCAggaaacattatatatatatatatttttctttttatttgatgATATAACCTTTTTATTTGATGATAGaaacttcaaaagaacagcatttatttaaaatgtaaatattttgtaacattactgACAACTTTTGAATATAACTAAAACACATAAAGTTGTTAAAGATTacctacttttattttttaaataaatgtagaaaaacATGCACTATCAGTAATGAACAATAGGACCAAACACGTACACAAGAAAgtgaagtgtttttttatttatttatcttttcaaGGAATTGTTTATGTTCGAATGTTTAAGTATAACCTTTCAAAACAAGTAAACCGCAGCTCGACGCGGTTCAGTATGGCATCGTACCCAAGTTGTTTTATTTCCTGTGTGGCTCAATGATGAGGGATCAGTTTTTAAAGCAATTTTAGTATAAACTTCTCACCGGTCGAACAGTCTGACAAGGTCTTGATACAATAAATGGCAAATACCAATAACAGTCGAACTCAGGTAACGCAATGTTCAAGAAAACATGCAGGGTTtctttttcataataattagaTATAGTAGGTGATGAAATCTCACGTGAAGTTTCTTTCTAGGAGCCAAGAGTACTACAGTTCAATGAGAAGATGCTGTTTCGCAACCGTATTATTTTCCAAACGAAGGGTGAGTGAGTTCAGTCAGTTATCGTTAGAGGAGTCAGAGGTTGACCAGCAGAGGGCGTTGGTTTTATGTGTTTCGGATTTTGCTCAAATGTTTGAGGGAACGATCGATTAAAAGTAAAGCCCATTCATAGTTCACGCTGAAAACTGAAACCAGTGGGCAAACTATAAGAGCTGTTTCCTATTAAGAAACACAGGGCCTCCAACGGGGtcgatttaaaatgttattgctTCTCTACCCATCACTACTaacaaaatgtatcatgctatggttttaaaatgttttttatttctttatgttCCATGGtaatagttttgtattgtttgtagtacCTTGGAATATTGTTTAAATACCATGGTGCATGAATATGGGAATCAATACTTAGGTCTAAGTACCATGGTACTATCACCTGATACCACCACTCTACCATGGTATCTCCACAGTGCTTTTTTAATAAGGGCTACAGCATTATCACAAGTTTGCAAGTGTAATGTGACAATGTAAATAGTGCCAGCCACAATTTTCAATTTCAcacaaatagttttaatacatCCGTGCTTGCagataaatgtcaaaaaaaaaaaaaaagttaatacaCTGTGAACCCTTAATGTTCACATGAGAAAAACACGAGCAAATTGTGCTGTCAGCAGAGGACATCAATATGTGCATGACACCAGCAGCTTATGGTTAACACTAATAGGTCAGAGTTGTTTGTAACTCATCTGTGTAAAACATGCAGACTGTTAATTTACAATGTCTGGTTTTATTATCCattgctgtctctctctctctcacacacacacacacacacacacacacaagttcaCTGCAAAATGGATTGAGGTAATGAATTATGGATACGCACATTAGCATGGTGTCATTTCACACCGCCAAGTGGTTTAAATTTTCATATCCCCATGAATAAGCGGCTGTTAGAGTAGTGTATAGGGTGTATTCGTATGTCAGATAAACGTCAGGTCTCTCGATTACAATGTGCCATGCTTCACATATGCATTTATCACTGTCGTTggtgaatatttaattatttccaTGCATAATCGTTTTTCTTTATTAGCAGTGTCTGCAATTAGTGGTTAGGTTTCACTATTGCTATTGGATTATGCTGTGTCATACTGTGCAGTTTGCTGAGCTGGAGTGTTTCTGTTACTTTATTACCCTAGTAACTATGtggaacaccctagcaaccctcCAACAAAAGCATAACAACTTGACAGCCACAAATAACACCCTAACTGCATAGTAAAATCCTTgaaaccatccagaacacccaACTGTATATTACCCTGACAACaaatagcaacaccctagaaacgaCAACAACACTAACACAACTGTATATtaccatagcaacaccctggcaaacacccacaacaccctagcaacaccctggcgACTACTCATGACACCCATCATAGTAACTCCTCATAACATAACTTCATAGTAACTATCCAGAACACAAAAACACTGCAACCCCAAATTATTATACCCTAGCAGCTGcacagcaacaccctagaaatcACCCAGAACGCCCAGGTAACCATAtacacatagcaacaccctagaaatgACCAGAACACTTGGGCAACTGTATATTACCCTGTATATCACCAATACCAACT
The sequence above is drawn from the Onychostoma macrolepis isolate SWU-2019 chromosome 04, ASM1243209v1, whole genome shotgun sequence genome and encodes:
- the ndufa12 gene encoding NADH dehydrogenase [ubiquinone] 1 alpha subcomplex subunit 12 yields the protein MAEYGNIVRRAVGQLTGHGGVRGFLLQLFRVNDVKTGALVGIDKYGNKYYEDNRYFFGRHRWVIYTTEMNGKNTLWDVDGSMVPAEWHRWLHCMTDDPPTTHPPEPKKFLAKVHQFNNSGTLNCYVPYSTTRKKIHEWVPPKAGEK